TGccattttcaaaatgaaagttgTAAATGAAGCTTAGCAGGCAGATGCAATCTCAGCAGAAGTCACAGTCCCAATAAGGCAAACAGGAAAAGACTAGACACTCATCTTATTGTCTGTAAATATGTGTGACACTGtatgtgatatatttatttaatgataCTGAAGTATTTATGGACTTATATTTATGATAGTGTTGCCATTTTTCCTatggaaatgtattttcatgTATACACTACATTCATGTTGACGTGCAATACACTGCACTATTAAGCAATAATAATAGTAAGCACTTAATACATTTGTAAAAGTCTGGGAGCGTAAGGTTGAGGCTTACAGAAATGTGTGATTATAATTATGTTCTACATCAGGGACCTCAATTAGATCTACTGGAGTTAGGGCTTGTTATCTCTTCTGGCAAATTATGAGTCATGAATGAGGCTGcacttaaaataaatgttgcataaaCAATCGATCCTGATCAAATCATGAGCagaattattaatatatatatatatacatgtatatatgtgCACTATGCACTAACTACACAtagttgaatgtattttttttactgtaattCATGTTAAACATGTACATTAATATAGATGTGGTGAGCACTGAGTTCATTATAAATTGAAAAGCAGAGAATAACAATTGTGAAAGTGGAATCTATGAATTGTTTATAGGTAAGGGAAAGTTACATTCCATTACCGGGAACTGgctgacatcacttcctgtttgtttaccATACATGCTGTTATGAGGAAAAAGAACAACACTGGAAAACAGCAGAAGACGCACTtgcctcctttctttttttgtccaaGCTGTAAAGCTAAATGAAATAAGAACATTTTGTAATTAGATATAgtcatgtctctgtgtgtggctgGGCGTGGGTGTGCGTGTGCCGTCACAACTTCAAAGGGTTGTTGATGGTTAAGACTTGATTTACAGTTAGAGTTAGGTTTAGCTTGGTTAGTGTTGGTGTTAGACATGTATTTGTAAACACAAGGTTAAGGGTAAATGCAGTATATTAAAAAGTGTCCTCAACTCTGGACAGATGgatgtgtttttctgctcttcttcctccattattttcattatcaatgtcaattttatttttacagcatATTTAAAACAgcttggttgaccaaagtgctttacaggtgtAAAGGAGTTAAACGTTATATATCATAGTGCcagtaatacaaataaaataaaataattattgtaaagtaataataataaaaaaaaacgataaGATAAATACAATCAGCTGCGAGTGGCTGATCTCAGTTCCCTAACTGGAGTCTCCGTACAGAGAAGTTCGAACACGTAAGACGGTGCCAGTCCGTTCAGAGATTTGAAAGTtaaaagtatgattttaaaCGATCCTGTGACAGGATGTCGGTTTAGGAGGCGCAACATGGGTGTGAAAtggtctctcttttttttccaagtCAGCAGGcaagcagcagcattttggactAGCTGCAGGTGTTTAATGGAGGATTGGTCTAAGCCTATGTACagggaattacaataatcaagaCGGGAGGTTATGAATGCATCGATAACTCTCTCTAGGTCTTTTTGTGGGAGGTAGACCTTTACCTTGGCTATTTGTCTTAGTTGAAGAAAGCTACCTCTGACTACTGAGGaaatttacttttcaaaattaaaagccCTGTCAAAAGGAACACCAGGACTCGTGGAGTGAGTGTTAGGAGCCAAAGGCCTAAGATTGTCGAAAGCGGCCGTCAGGTCTAGGAGCACTCCAGGACAGCAGAATCGCTTGAATCAACAGTTAAAATCAAATTGTTAAAAACTCTTAAAAGAGCTATTTCGATACTGTCATGTGGTTTAAAACCTGACTGGAAATTTTCATATACATTATTGTTGATAAGAAATGTTTGCAACTAGGTGAGAACTACCTTTTCTAGGATTTTGGACAGGAAAGGTAGCTTAGAAATGGGCCTTTCTTTAACAAGGGCTGTTCAACAGcatgtttaaatgcagctggGACCCAAGAGAGAAGACATGGGCCAACAGTGTCGAAGACTTCCTTAAGAATGGTCGGATACTCTTCAAAACTATTGATTGTCAAAATGAGAATCtcaataatgtaaataaatctCGAAATGAAAAATAGGTCTATGGCTAAGGACTCAGAACGGCGCATCCATTCCCTGAAAAATAAGGGTGGGGTTTTTCTGAGAACACAGGAAACCTTGATGACCTTATGAACTTCCGCCTGCTCTGGCTTCTGATCTATGGCTTGATTCCATACAGAAAAGCTATATGTGATgaccatattttttattttttatttctctacttttcctttattttgtaTGTGGATTGtcagaaaaatgttgaatatgaatgaagaaattattgaaataaatgcaaaggaaaaacaaatccatgGTTCAGCCTCTGTTCCAGATTCTCACCAACTTTAATTCCATCACACAAACTTCATTCCACcatgttttgtggaaatccatcaAGTAGCTTTTGTGTAACCTTGCTTACaacaatcaaaccaacaaatGGAAAGGGctgaaacataacctcctcagcAGAGGTCATAATGACAGAATGATGAACCTGCAGAGAGTTATCACACcaatctgcagctcctctcggCTTAATGGAGCTGTAAAATGAGCTGTTCAACCGGAAACgtttttattcactttcacTGCTCTCTAGCGTTTCTAGGAACACAGACAAAAATTGTTTTCAGTACATTAGCTCTAAATAGCCACTGCACACTTCCTGATTTACAAAAATTGCCAATAGCAAATATGCCAAGAAACCCAATGATGCACCAGCAAAGGTggggaagaagaacaagacTGTGATGTAAACGCTTAAACATTGAAAATAGTGCAGATGCAAACAGAAATGCATTCGTGCAttcttaaaaatgtatcttcTGTTTGTTCACAAGAAGACACCACAGTGAATTTATAATCCTACATCCATGTGTACTTGCTAGTGCAGCCTTTGATTGTTTCATCACCCTTGTGTGCACATACCTGAGACAAGCAACACAGGGACTCAACACCTCCATAGTTCTTCTTTGGGTCaaagactcagagactcagaacAGCCTCTTTAACGTATTAGTATGTATGTATCTGTAACATGAGGTGAtctgttgtgtgcagagctgcaggagtgTCGTGCTGTTTGTGTAACTAAGATGcaaagatgtttgtttgtttctctgagcAGGAAATGACCCACATTCTGAATCTCATCTGTGGTCAGTTTTTCcacttatttaaaatgttctcagCAATGATGCGTATTGTGCAACATGGCTGCCTACCTGTCTGTACGgtttcctgtatttttttttgttatctgCTTTCACCGCAATAATCCCTGATTGGCTGCCAAACTCACCTTTGCTTAATGTCTCTGTACTGACATTTCtcatttttttccatcagcCACTTCTGCAGTGAAACTAAGCAACTTTCCCCTATACACATTAAAATGTGCTGAGTCACCTAAACCAACCTCAGCACCTCAGAGCTCTTGCACCCTCGAGCAAGGATGCACTGATCGCAACAATTTCTTCATTCTCTCGATCAGTGCATCCTTGCTCgaccacatcctcctcctctgcacacacacaacatgtagttgtttgtgtgtgttgcgtaTCTTATATCTGTATTTGTGCCACTTATTTAAAATCTTCTCAGCAGTAATGCATATTGTGCAACCTGTCTTCCTACCTGTCTGTACGGTTTCCTggaatttttttgttattgttggcAGGCATTCGTTGCACTCTGCTTTCACCGCAATAATCTCTGTTTGGCTGACAAACTCACCTTTGCTTATTGTCTCTGTACTGACATGTCTCTTTTTTCCCATCAGACACTTCTGCAGCGAAATGATGCAACTTTCCCCTGAACACGTTAAAAAATGCTGAGTCACCTAAACCAACCTCAGCACCTCAGAGCTCTTGCACCCTCGAGCAAGGCTGCACTGATCGTGACAACTTCCTGACGGGCAGACAAAAGGTGGTGCGGATAGGCAGCaccacatcctccaccctgactcaccggtgccccccagggctgtgtgctcagtcctctcctgtactccctgttcacgcatgactgcgtggccacccacagctccaacaccatcatTAAGTTTGCTGATGACACCACTGTCATAGGCCTGATCACCTGTGACgatgagaaggcctacagagaggaggtcagagccctgacatcttggtgccaggacaacaacctccaTCTCAACGTCAGCAAAACATAGGAGCTGATCGTGGACTACAAGAAGAGACAAGGAGTGGAACATGCCCCCCTCTCCATCAAGGGGATCACGGTGGAGcgagtcagcagcttcaggttcctcgggttccacatcagtgatgacctgacctggacccatcacacagactccatcaggaagacggCCAGACAGtggctcttcttcctctgcatgCTGCGGTGGGTCAACATGGATGCCAGGATTCTCTGCAAtttctacaggtgcaccatagagagcatcctgactggctgcatcaccACGTGGTGAGGCACCTGCACCGCCCTGAACCGTAAGActttacagagggtggtgaagtctgctcaacacatcaccaggacgaagctgccatccatggaggacctctacaaCCAGCGGTGTAGGAAGAAGACCGACCGGATTATTAAAGACCCCTATCACCCCAGCCATTAACTGTTttgcctgctgccgtctggccgacAGTACAGCAGCCTCTGGGCCCGCACTatcaggctcagagacagtttcatcccccaggccataagacttttaaactcctccaatCTGTCATAATTCCACTAACTCTGCACCttagcatatttgcactattgcattTTGCACTATTGCAAACActtgcactattgtttttcttttttttctttaggtctatatatatatattttagatatgtatattatacttctattttaaatttttatattcttttttattttattatactcTATATTATTTGTTGTCTGcttgtaatattctgagcattgctataagagagcctgtgaccccaGCATTTCATTGCAAGCAACTGCTTAATGTAATCGTTGTGCATATGCGATCAGTGCATCCTTGCTCgaccacatcctcctcctctgtaatCGTGTCACGGGTTACAATGAGGTATCATAGCTGGTTCCAAACAGTCTTTTATGTGTGTGCAGAGTTTAGTTATAACATTTTTGATCAACTTATCTGTGTGACATATTATCTaatcaggaagtgatgtcaaCTCACATTTATGTTTGATAAGAAACCGTTATTTATTCACATGAAAAATATGTAACATACTATCCAGTAGAATATAACCTGAATATCAGATACTCTTTTTATGATATGACAACTGTGTGTTGCTTTTTCATTCAAATACATTCATTAGGTACAGTGTATAAtagattatattcatattgttaatATTGGATGCATGAAATTTAATACAACATGTTGTGTAAATGAACTCACACATATAATAGTGTCATGAAAATTGACAGACGTTATTTTAATGGTTGGATGGAAGTATCATGAAGGCCCCCATGAAGTTGTCTGCAGGTCCCGGACGAATCTTCTGTATACTCTCCAACGTGACAAAAACTTTATCTCCTCTCTCCAGATGGAAAATCCCAGCCAGGAAGCTGTTCCACAGATCTTCCCCTTCCAAAGCCTTTACACTCACAAGTTTTGGTGTCCTGCAGCGAAAGctagtggaaaaaaacaagaagagatGTCTCAACAGAAGCTCACCTCAAAACGATAAAGATAACTTGCCTTCAAATACAGAGATTCGAAGATACAAACAGGATGCACCCGAGCAACCACAGGTGCAGCGACAGAGTGAAGAAGTAAAGTGCAGCACAAGGACTAACCTCTTTGATCTCATGAGTTCTATTGGTCGGCCGTAGGCACTGGTGTCTTTCATGACCTTGTGCAGGATAAGTGAACACTCCAACACAGCATTCAATTGCACTTTGGAGTACAGGTAGTAGTAACCTTCCTTTTCCACCAACAGTCGACCTTTGTCGTAACCCATTTGGTGGGTGATGGCGTCGCCACCTTCATGTATCCACTGCACCACATTGTCATCCTTTGCAGGATTATCGGAGCCTGAGAGAAACACGACATAAGAGAGTTTtttaacagagaaaataaaaaatatgaattaaattcAACCATTTGGGTCATTgacaatatttataattataatgagGGGAGGGAACTGACCCATCAGATGAGCAAAGGGCCTCTGTTGAACCTGCTCCGGGTGAGGTCGCTGCATGTGAAGCTCATTGAGCTCTGTTCAAGAAAACAGGTTCagatcagtcaatcaatcaaccaatggatcaatcaaagtaaaaaaaactgtatctgAATGTTCATGTTTGGTTTAGCATGTTAGAGCCTGGACATCCTGTTGCTAAAACTTCATTTATGCATTGACAATAGGTTAGAAGTGTAGCATTAATTCATTCTTATATAACTGTGACTGTTCTTCTCACTATGTACAGCATAAGCACCATAAATGACGATCATTCCTTACCTTTAGATCCCATTTGACCCATCATGGTGCCACcctgaaacagaagaaaaggagTGAGAAGTCACACCAGGCACACCAGACCACATTCGGATGTGGTCGGGTGTCGTCCTCTGACACCCAACAGTTTCATTGTGAACTGATCCTATTTTTACTCTTATCTGTGACCATACACTGATTTGTCTGTGACCATCACTTAAGTATCCACACTGACCACGACATCATGActgatacttttcttaaattggtGAAATGTTTCTTCACTGCAGCTGCACGAGATTCATACAGcacctcctgactcctctccctctcatgttgacacactgacacacacaaacattgtcatCTGTCAACTCCGTAAAGTCAGACTgggtcaaattaaaataattaggTCTTTACTCACACAAATAACATTACGTGTAAATTTGCAAATCTTCATCCAAACACGATGGATCCAAAGCATTTGCGCCGCTCGTCATAATTGCTTTTAGCTTTAGTTTTAAGACTACCCACGACACAaagggatttgttttttttgatggTGGTCcaatttttgttgttgttaatatAACTTAGTAGTGGGTCACAATAATACCGATCCTAGCCGCTGATGTAAgcgttttgtttttccagaccAACTAAGTGTTGATGCCAGCTTCAAACCAGATTTTGTGACTGAAAGCCAGATTCTGGGCAGCCAAATCAAAAAAAAGTGGTTTGAGATTCGGGACTGGCTCCGAACTGGCCCTTGAACTGCCTTGGTGGAGGCTTGGGGACACATGTTGACAATGATATTTACCTGCTGGCCAGATGTTTGAGGGTTGGACAGATTCAGGTAAGGGCGAGACCCGTCCTGGGAAAGGACCGGCAGCAAGAGGAAGAAAACCAAAAAGGGAGAGCAGGAGATGAACACGTTTCAAAATCTGTACTTGTTTGCAAACAAGATGTCAAAAGTTCAACAGCGTGTAAGAACAGGAAGTGTCCTGCCGCTAAGAGCTATAGACACGTACGTGTAGAGCTGCggaaatatctatatatatagacaCAAGCAAATCTTTTGTGGTATTGGCACACTGTACTTTACTAAAGGCAACAGATTAAATCATTGttgcaaaaaacaacacaataattataacatgttaAATTCCAACATTTTCTCCTACTGAGAAACACTGTAAAGTGATGAGTCTTTTTTGGCTATTGCTTTGATTTCCTTTATCCTTTTACTTATGAATGATGTTGCAAGATGAACTTTCCTCAAGCATATTCAAGCGTGTGTAAACAGCATTATTAAACCGTCTCAGAAAAGTGAAGTTATATTGAGGCTTTGCACTTGTGAGAGATAGGAAAGGGAAGTGGAACTAggaacagacacatttaattaTCCTGTAACCCTTGAAGAGCAAATGATTACCCATGCACAAATTTGAGCTGTCCACGTCATGACTGACGTAGAGTGAAAGAGGGAAATTCTAGAGGAAAGGAATTTCCAagcgctctctctcccttcactgagaggaacagacacacaattacATGCAGACATCAGCCTCACCTCTGTTTTTCTGTACAGCGTGTAGAGGAAAAAACCCTGCACGACATGTCCCAACATGGTCAGTCCcaccagcaggaggagaagcttttGGCCTGCCGTTGCCCACATCGGTTTCTTCTTCCCGGGCACCGAGACACAGTTTGAGTGAGCGTCCACCACAAACACATGGGGGCAGGTGCCCACATCTCCCTCTTCCATCCTGCACCAGATCACAACTCCACCTAGGGGTTGGAGCTGAAGGTCGAAGGGCCTGATGTAGTGGGGAAAgggatgaagacagagacagggttagggctaaaagctagagcaaaggagcagaggagtatgggaacagaaaaacagaaaaacagaaaaacagcaacaaaaaagtTTCACAATGGAGAGACAAGACAAAAAGTTAAGAAATAAATGCCTGAGGGACACAAGACATAGAGACAGAGCCTCAGTATGTGTTACAAGCTCCACTCATCCAGCAGCAGGGGAGTGGTTCTTACACACACTCCCTGGAAGCTCCTCTAAGACATATTAGTGAAATGAATCCCAATAAATAACACATATGacacaataaatataataaaatcaaCAACATTTTCTGCAATGTCACTCTGTGATTTAGATTTTCTTGATTCCTCACCTTTAAAAGCTGACCTCTGCCTGCACCTCACCTCTTGTGTCCACTGTCCCGCTGTCAGCTGCCAGTAATGTTGCTTTTTTATGTGTGCTCATATAAGCAGGAAACGAAGATTGCATGGGGAacaggctgagagagagagagtaatgtgcatgtgagtgtgtgttggacacTCCCCAAAACTACTGAATGTAGCTTTCATCCCTCAGCTCacacttccttttctctcttcaacTTCTCACTCATTGTGTTTCATATTCTGTTCAAcacttttgatttgttttctcagtttagcctcttctttgtctgtttctgaGAAACGTCGCTTTGTGTAGCTGGTGCTTGTCActatttgtattgatttgtcAGGGTGACTTTAACTTCAGTCTTTGTGACAGTAGAGGTGTTTTAGCAGGCTGAGCTTGGGGTCAGGCTAATTCACACCATATCCTTTTTGGCTACTACAACATAATTGTCCTATCACCAACTGTGTCATTGATCTGTGCTTTAATGCAGAATCAAGTGAGAATCACTCACAAGGCCACACTGTCATGTCAAATATTTGCCAATATAAACCTCTCTGGTGATGCATTGAGCAACTTTTttctattctttatttttgagGAACTCTGTGGTCAAATAACAGCTGCAGAGGACTGGACGCAGTGAAGGAGAATGGAGCTCAAGTGTAACACTTAATGTGGCAACATCTTTTTCCTCCCCTGCTAACTGTCAATGTTTTCTGTATGAGTTGCAACACATCGAGTAATCTTGTCATCTTCCTTTTTCATTAACACTGATTTACCAGCACAATTTAAGGAACTGATTGTTACACATGCGACATACAACTATGATGTGCCAATTAATGCCCGTATCGAGAGCAAAAGTGCAGAAAGAGGCAAAATTATAGCTATTTCCTTCTGTGTTTCTTCATCTTGTTCTTTCATCATAGAAATACTTTTACGTTTTTCTTGCTTTATCAAATATGTCATCTTCTTATATGCTGTATGAGAACATCATTGTTGCTTCTTCAGGAGCTGTACGCGTGAACATCCAGTTGCCAATGGCAAAAAAGTTTTTCCTAAATATTATGCTTACAACTTTTATACAATCCATTTagtattttattcttattttgatcatatttatttttacattttgtttgcgTCCCTCGTACTATTTCATACTAAATATACACTGAACATGTCGTTACTATGTATAGTATGTGCACGGTCTCTATTTTGTATGAGAGCGGCATCATGCTGATGCACGTAGATGCTAGGAAAATGTTGTGTAAATTAACAAACTAATGTATACGTAtatattccttttttttgttgctgttttttgaATACTTTGACCTCCATTAAGTGGTTTGCCCTTTATTTTACATTGGGTTATGATACATAACCCAAGGTTGAGGTTGCTGTATTTCTGGATACATAACACCCAGTTCCTGCTCACACGTGTGCAGCTGCTGAAGACGCCCATGATACCACGAGAATCGTCACAGATATATTCATCTTGCAAGTGTGATTCATATTCCTTGAGATTTAAAAGCTGTGTCAAATGTAATATGTATGTATAATTAGTATATGAACTACAGGAAagatttttcttaatttgttcTGCATTAAACTTGGGTGAATTTTAACCTTACCCTTTTCGTACGAAGGAGCAGTCAAGTGCAGTACTATTCCTTTTTATTCCAGAAACGGGAGCATTGTGTAGAGTTTTCACTTGGGGGTTTGGCCCGAGAAATTCCACTGAAATTCCAAAGGCTTTCAtttggacatttgtgttttctcataTTGTCCTTCCAGGTTCAGATATCCTCCGGAGATCAGtgctgaaagcagcttaagagaGCTGCACACAAGAGGCTAGCACACGGTCATTTCAagcatttgacatttttttgttttgttttaatgagcTATTGAAAGTAACTCAGCTGTACTGCTTCAGAGTACTTGTTTATATCTTGGTGCCTGGGGGAATAATCAAAATGGCACATTGTGGAGGCCCAACACAAACATAATAATGTTCAGCGtcatattattactattattattactattattgttattattattattattattattattattattattattgttattattattattaaaagtatCATCACAATCATCATACACTGAGTTTTACCTTCATGTGTTCAATAATGTTCAGCgtcatatttttgttattattaatgttattattaagATTATGATTATGACACTGAGTTTTACCTTCATGTGTTCAGTGTCTCATTCACCACAGACAGTACAGACCACAGGTCGCACAGTAGCCATAGTAACGCTCATCATGGCTGTGGGTGAAGACCTCAGCTCCACGGTGATTGGAGGAGGATtgctactcttcctcctctgattggtcggcGGCGCTGCGCTTGCTCGGGGTTCACCGTCCAATCACGGCGGGTCAAAGTTGTGCTGCGGAAGAGGGATGCCGGGGAGGAGATGGCCGAGCTCAGATAGCGTCGTGTCGGTGGCCACCTTCACCATGGAGCTGCTCCGGAGGAGACACGCGGGCTGCGGGGGGCGGCTGCTGCTCTTCGCGGTGGTCTTCGGCTGGTGCGTCGGCTCCGTGCGGTGCTTCGGTCACAGCCAGGACAGCGAGTTCACCTTCCTGGTGCCCGCCGGAAGATCCGAGTGCTTCTTTCAGACAGCGGCGAAGAACGGCACGATGGAGGTCGAATATCAGGtaactactgtgtgtgtgtgtgtgtgtgtgtgcgtcttcctgcgtgtgtgtgcgcgtccgtgtagtgtttgtgtgtgtgtttgtgtgtgtgtgctagccGCAGCCCTCCAGCTAGCTCACACGCTACATGCATATTCTTGCTAAACCTACCGAACAACTGATTCCCTCAAGTCACTTCCCACGGTGGGAGTGAGCCTGACTAATGACGAGCATAAGCATAACACAATATCCGCCAGAAAGATTGAAACATGTGTCATGCCAAACTTTGTCATTCCAGCACATCTTGTGCACGAACACAATAATATAACACACGTGCTTCACTTGAGAAGGATGAGGGTTAAACTAGGTCCCTGGATGTAACAATACGTGTCAcactcatagactgtatatatggtCACACTGCTCAGAGTAAGTTTCAATGAGTCACTGTGTAAATAAACTGCAGGCTCGGTCTGAAACCTTCACATCCTGGTTGTCTATGGTCGTCCAGTCCTGGTTCTATTCCTGGTTCTACTTCTGGTCTTGGGTCTATTCCTGGTTCTGGTCCTTGC
The sequence above is a segment of the Limanda limanda chromosome 2, fLimLim1.1, whole genome shotgun sequence genome. Coding sequences within it:
- the LOC133028327 gene encoding tumor necrosis factor ligand superfamily member 14-like, whose protein sequence is MEEGDVGTCPHVFVVDAHSNCVSVPGKKKPMWATAGQKLLLLLVGLTMLGHVVQGFFLYTLYRKTEDGSRPYLNLSNPQTSGQQGGTMMGQMGSKELNELHMQRPHPEQVQQRPFAHLMGSDNPAKDDNVVQWIHEGGDAITHQMGYDKGRLLVEKEGYYYLYSKVQLNAVLECSLILHKVMKDTSAYGRPIELMRSKSFRCRTPKLVSVKALEGEDLWNSFLAGIFHLERGDKVFVTLESIQKIRPGPADNFMGAFMILPSNH